In Alosa sapidissima isolate fAloSap1 chromosome 11, fAloSap1.pri, whole genome shotgun sequence, a single window of DNA contains:
- the kcnj11 gene encoding ATP-sensitive inward rectifier potassium channel 11, whose product MLSRKGLIPDDFLLTRLAEDVLQPKFKAVQRKARFVAKNGTCNVAHTNIREQGRFLQDVFTTLVDLKWLHTLVIFTMSFLCSWFLFGMIWWLIAFAHGDLDQQKEDFVPCVTDIHSFSSAFLFSIEVQVTIGFGGRMITDECVSAIIILLVQNIVGLVINAIMLGCIFMKTAQAKRRAETLIFSKHAVISLRNGKLCFMVRIGDLRKSMIISATVRMQVVRKTTTNEGEIVPLDQIDIHMDNPVGTNGIFLVSPLVISHVIDKNSPLYELSAFDLQNDNIEVIVVLEGVVETTGITTQARTSYLSDEILWGKRFVPAVNEEDGIYSVDYSKFGNTAKVPTPVCSAKQLEEGGGMALFKLQESTHPKASVRRRRLKQSSLSQDNPTQQSTGQEEDQAQSTVQSTDLLTQAEI is encoded by the coding sequence ATGTTGTCAAGGAAAGGACTTATTCCCGATGATTTTTTGCTGACTCGTTTAGCAGAGGATGTTTTGCAGCCAAAATTCAAAGCGGTACAGAGAAAAGCTCGCTTCGTCGCCAAGAATGGAACTTGCAACGTAGCCCACACGAATATTCGCGAACAAGGACGATTTCTTCAGGACGTCTTTACTACATTGGTCGATTTAAAATGGCTACATACACTCGTTATATTTACAATGTCCTTTCTTTGCAGTTGGTTTTTGTTTGGCATGATCTGGTGGCTTATAGCGTTCGCGCATGGGGACCTTGACCAGCAAAAAGAAGACTTCGTCCCCTGCGTGACGGACATCCattctttctcctctgccttccTCTTCTCCATCGAGGTACAGGTGACCATTGGTTTCGGTGGACGAATGATCACCGACGAATGTGTGTCAGCCATCATCATATTACTCGTTCAGAATATTGTGGGACTGGTTATCAACGCCATCATGCTTGGCTGCATTTTTATGAAAACAGCCCAAGCCAAGAGACGTGCGGAGACGTTGATCTTTAGCAAACATGCGGTGATTAGTCTTCGCAATGGCAAATTGTGCTTCATGGTACGCATCGGAGATCTCCGCAAGAGCATGATCATCAGTGCGACTGTCAGAATGCAGGTGGTGAGGAAGACTACCACCAACGAGGGAGAGATAGTTCCTTTGGACCAGATAGACATCCATATGGACAACCCTGTAGGGACGAATGGCATTTTCCTCGTGTCACCACTCGTGATTAGCCATGTAATTGACAAAAACAGTCCTTTGTACGAACTGTCAGCGTTTGACTTACAAAATGATAATATTGAAGTAATAGTCGTGCTGGAGGGCGTTGTGGAAACCACGGGCATCACGACCCAGGCCCGGACGTCTTACCTGTCCGACGAGATTTTGTGGGGGAAACGCTTTGTGCCCGCAGTGAATGAGGAGGATGGGATTTATTCGGTGGACTACTCAAAATTTGGGAACACAGCTAAAGTACCTACTCCGGTCTGCAGTGCGAAACAGCTTGAGGAGGGGGGAGGCATGGCGCTTTTTAAACTCCAGGAGTCCACTCATCCCAAGGCGTCTGTTAGAAGACGACGCCTCAAACAGTCCAGCCTCAGTCAGGACAACCCAACTCAACAATCAACGGGCCAAGAGGAGGACCAGGCACAGTCAACTGTCCAAAGTACAGACCTACTCACTCAGGCGGAAATATAA
- the LOC121723487 gene encoding MOB kinase activator 2-like yields the protein MSLVQKLVTDEDIFPTKYGKEFPNSFESLVKKICRFLFHVLAHIYWAHFKETVLLDLQGHLNTLYAHFIVFVREFNLVDPKETCIMDDLSEVVCTPPPPSAQNHVTER from the exons ATGAGTTTGGTTCAGAAACTGGTGACCGATGAAGACATATTCCCTACAAAATATG GTAAGGAGTTCCCCAACTCGTTTGAGTCACTAGTGAAGAAGATCTGCCGGTTCCTGTTCCACGTGCTGGCACACATCTACTGGGCGCACTTTAAGGAGACGGTGCTGCTGGACCTGCAGGGCCATCTGAACACTCTCTACGCACATTTCATCGTCTTCGTCCGGGAGTTTAACCTGGTCGACCCCAAGGAGACCTGCATCATGGATGACCTGTCGGAGGTCGTGTGTACCCCACCGCCCCCCTCTGCACAGAACCACGTCACGGAGAGATGA